The proteins below are encoded in one region of Thermomicrobiales bacterium:
- a CDS encoding metalloregulator ArsR/SmtB family transcription factor has product MNDDHLDLIFAALADSTRRAILARLATGEATVNELAEPFDISLPAISKHLKVLERAGLISRSKDAQWRPCRLEPAPLEEARSWIETYREIWEESFARLDDLLLELQASHEPGTQEEIERQERTNRT; this is encoded by the coding sequence GTGAACGACGACCATCTCGATCTGATCTTCGCAGCACTCGCGGACTCAACCAGGCGGGCGATTCTTGCTCGGTTGGCGACAGGTGAGGCGACGGTCAATGAGCTCGCGGAACCATTCGATATCAGCTTGCCGGCCATCTCGAAGCATCTCAAGGTGCTGGAGCGGGCGGGTCTGATCAGCCGGAGCAAGGATGCCCAGTGGCGACCATGCCGCCTGGAACCCGCTCCGCTGGAAGAGGCAAGGAGCTGGATCGAAACGTACCGCGAGATTTGGGAGGAGTCGTTCGCCCGTCTCGATGACCTCTTGCTGGAGCTTCAGGCATCGCACGAGCCTGGCACTCAGGAAGAGATCGAACGCCAGGA
- a CDS encoding M81 family metallopeptidase: MKILIAECRQEVSSFNPVNTGLGDFIIGRGDAFLESHRGRRTEVGGALEVFAEAGVDVVGSYSAQLITSGGILAADAWHTMESELLDLVRANIDGVDGIYVALHGAMATTDELDPEGYLLQEIRKIAGSEIPIVASLDLHGILTNRMLENANAFSVYHTYPHEDFDSTGRRAARLLLRILQEGARPVTAVVRIPALVRGDELITASGKIRKTVDRCVQLEESGETLSAAMIWSNPFTDVPELCSLAIVTTDGD, from the coding sequence GTGAAGATCCTGATTGCCGAATGCCGTCAAGAAGTCTCCAGCTTCAATCCGGTGAATACCGGACTGGGTGATTTCATCATTGGTCGCGGGGACGCGTTTCTCGAGTCCCACCGCGGACGGCGGACGGAAGTCGGAGGAGCGCTCGAAGTCTTCGCTGAGGCGGGAGTCGATGTCGTCGGCAGCTACAGCGCCCAGCTCATCACCTCGGGCGGCATTCTGGCGGCAGATGCCTGGCACACGATGGAATCGGAGTTGCTCGATCTCGTGCGCGCCAACATCGACGGAGTAGATGGCATCTATGTCGCGCTGCATGGCGCGATGGCGACGACCGACGAGCTCGATCCCGAGGGCTATCTGCTCCAGGAGATCCGCAAGATCGCCGGCTCCGAAATACCGATCGTTGCGTCGCTCGATCTGCACGGCATTTTGACCAACCGGATGCTGGAAAACGCGAATGCCTTTTCCGTCTACCACACCTATCCACATGAGGACTTCGATTCCACCGGTCGTCGCGCGGCGCGGTTGCTCCTGAGGATCCTGCAGGAGGGCGCCAGACCAGTAACGGCGGTGGTGCGCATACCGGCGCTCGTTCGAGGGGACGAGCTGATCACGGCATCCGGCAAGATCCGAAAAACCGTCGACCGGTGTGTGCAGCTCGAGGAATCGGGCGAAACACTCTCGGCAGCCATGATCTGGAGCAACCCATTCACCGATGTGCCGGAGCTCTGCTCGCTCGCGATCGTCACCACGGATGGCGAT